Proteins encoded by one window of Pseudonocardia sp. HH130629-09:
- a CDS encoding pyruvate dehydrogenase, giving the protein MGRTVADQMIELLHQAGVERIYGLVGDSLNPIADAIRRDGRIRWVHVHNEEAAALAAAAEAQLTGRLAVCAGSCGPGNTHLIQGLMDAHRTGAPVLAIASHIPSVQIGTGYFQETHPERLFTECSAYCELISRPEQMPRMQRIAMQTALAESDVSVLVLPGDVSALDAPNDTGSSHLSPPTGVVRPSEEQVAELARLVDAADTVTLFVGAGIERAREQVLALADRVKAPIGHSLRGKEWIQYDNPYDVGMSGLLGYGACYEATHEADLLILIGTDFPYDSFLPQRGTVQIDVDPARLGRRTLLELGVHGDAASTLDALLPRIAEKTDRSFLDRMLRKHAEALEKVVGAYTRKVSDLRPIHPEHVAAVLDEEMAEDAIATVDTGMCNVWAARYLSPNGRRRIIGSYRHGTMANALPHAIGAQFAYPDRQVVSLSGDGGLTMLLGELLTAAEHDLPLTVVAFNNGSLGMIRLEMMVAGYPSFQTDHGPADLAGIARAAGLYAEAVDDPSDVRAALRRALDHRGPALVDVRTDPNALSIPPHITAAQVRGFALAATRTVLDGGVGRMVELARSNLRSIPRP; this is encoded by the coding sequence ATGGGCCGCACCGTGGCCGACCAGATGATCGAGCTGCTGCACCAGGCCGGCGTCGAACGGATCTACGGCCTGGTGGGCGACAGCCTCAACCCGATCGCGGACGCGATCCGCCGCGACGGCCGCATCCGGTGGGTGCACGTGCACAACGAGGAGGCCGCGGCGCTCGCGGCCGCGGCGGAGGCCCAGCTCACCGGGCGGCTCGCGGTCTGCGCCGGCAGCTGCGGCCCCGGCAACACGCATCTGATCCAGGGTCTGATGGACGCCCACCGCACCGGTGCACCGGTGCTGGCGATCGCCTCGCACATCCCGTCGGTCCAGATCGGCACCGGCTACTTCCAGGAGACCCACCCGGAACGGCTGTTCACCGAGTGCTCGGCGTACTGCGAGCTGATCTCGCGGCCCGAGCAGATGCCGCGGATGCAGCGGATCGCGATGCAGACCGCGCTCGCCGAGTCCGACGTCTCGGTGCTGGTCCTGCCGGGCGACGTCAGCGCGCTCGACGCCCCGAACGACACCGGCTCCTCGCACCTGTCCCCGCCCACCGGCGTCGTGCGACCGTCCGAGGAGCAGGTGGCCGAGCTGGCCCGGCTCGTCGACGCCGCGGACACCGTGACGCTGTTCGTCGGGGCCGGCATCGAGCGCGCCCGCGAGCAGGTGCTCGCACTCGCCGACAGGGTGAAGGCACCGATCGGCCACTCGCTGCGCGGCAAGGAGTGGATCCAGTACGACAACCCCTACGACGTGGGCATGTCCGGACTCCTCGGCTACGGCGCCTGCTACGAGGCGACGCACGAGGCCGACCTGCTGATCCTGATCGGCACCGACTTCCCCTACGACTCGTTCCTGCCCCAGCGCGGCACCGTGCAGATCGACGTCGACCCCGCACGCCTCGGGCGTCGCACCCTGCTGGAGCTGGGCGTGCACGGCGACGCCGCGTCCACCCTGGACGCGCTGCTGCCGCGGATCGCGGAGAAGACCGACCGCTCCTTCCTCGACCGGATGCTGCGCAAGCACGCGGAGGCGCTGGAGAAGGTCGTCGGCGCCTACACCCGTAAGGTCTCCGACCTGCGCCCGATCCACCCCGAGCACGTCGCGGCGGTCCTCGACGAGGAGATGGCCGAGGACGCGATCGCCACCGTTGACACCGGCATGTGCAACGTGTGGGCGGCGCGCTACCTGTCCCCCAACGGCCGGCGCCGGATCATCGGCTCCTACCGGCACGGGACGATGGCCAACGCCCTGCCGCACGCGATCGGTGCGCAGTTCGCGTACCCGGACCGCCAGGTCGTGTCCCTGTCCGGCGACGGCGGGCTGACCATGCTGCTCGGCGAGCTGCTGACCGCGGCCGAGCACGACCTGCCGCTGACCGTCGTCGCGTTCAACAACGGGTCGCTGGGCATGATCCGGCTGGAGATGATGGTCGCGGGCTACCCGTCGTTCCAGACCGACCACGGCCCGGCCGACCTGGCCGGGATCGCCCGCGCCGCCGGCCTGTACGCCGAGGCCGTCGACGACCCGTCGGACGTGCGCGCCGCGCTGCGCCGGGCGCTGGACCACCGCGGCCCGGCGCTGGTCGACGTGCGCACCGACCCGAACGCGCTGTCCATCCCGCCGCACATCACCGCCGCGCAGGTCCGCGGGTTCGCCCTCGCCGCGACCCGCACGGTGCTCGACGGCGGCGTCGGGAGGATGGTCGAGCTGGCGCGCAGCAACCTGCGGTCGATCCCGCGCCCCTGA